A segment of the Parasynechococcus marenigrum WH 8102 genome:
TCAACCGCTTCGACCAAGGCGCCTGCCTGGCGGACGACATGGGTCTGGGTAAGACCATCCAGCTGCTGGCCTTCCTGCAGCACCTGAAAGCAGAGCAGGAACTGAAGCGCCCGGTGCTGCTGGTGGCCCCCACATCGGTGCTCACAAACTGGCGACGGGAAGCGGAAGCCTTCACCCCCGAACTGGCGGTGCGCGAGCACTACGGACCGCGGCGTCCCTCCACTCCGGCTGCGCTGAAGAAGGCGTTGAAGGATGTCGACTTAGTCCTCACCAGCTACGGCCTACTGCAGAGGGACAGTGAATTGCTGGAGTCTCAGGATTGGCAGGGGGTTGTGATCGATGAAGCCCAAGCGATCAAGAATCCCAGTGCCAAGCAGAGCCAGGCAGCCCGAGACCTGGCCAGACCAGCCAAAGGCAACCGCTTCCGCATCGCCCTCACGGGCACACCGGTGGAGAACAGGGTCAGCGAGCTCTGGGCTTTGATGGATTTCCTCAGTCCCAAGGTGCTGGGAGAAGAAGACTTCTTCCGTCAGCGCTACCGGATGCCGATCGAGCGCTATGGCGACATGGCATCCCTACGGGACTTAAAAGCCAGGGTCGGCCCCTTCATCCTGCGCCGGCTGAAAACCGACAAGACGATCATTTCCGATCTGCCCGAGAAGGTGGAACTCAGCGAATGGGTGGGGTTGAGCAAGGAGCAGAAATCGCTGTACAGCAAAACCGTTGAAGACACCCTGGATGCCATTGCCCGGGCGCCTCGTGGACAGCGCCATGGTCAGGTGCTGGGACTGCTCACCCGCCTGAAGCAGATCTGCAACCATCCGGCCCTGGCATTGAGTGAAAACGCTGTTGACGACGGCTTTCTGGGGCGCTCCGCCAAGTTGCAACGGCTTGAGGAAATCCTCGATGAGGTGATCGAAGCAGGGGATCGGGCGCTGCTGTTCACCCAGTTCGCCGAGTGGGGCCATCTGCTGCAGTCCTGGATGCAACAACGTTGGAAGGCGGATGTGCCCTTCCTGCATGGAGGGACGCGCAAAAACGAACGGCAGGCCATGGTGGATCGTTTTCAGGAGGACCCCCGCGGCCCGCAGCTGTTCCTGCTGTCGCTCAAAGCCGGCGGGGTGGGTCTGAACCTGACCAGGGCCAGCCACGTGTTCCACATCGATCGCTGGTGGAACCCTGCGGTAGAGAACCAGGCCACCGACCGTGCTTATCGGATCGGCCAGACCAACCGGGTGATGGTGCACAAATTCATCACAAGCGGATCCGTAGAAGAAAAAATTGACCGGATGATCCGAGAGAAGTCGCGCCTGGCAGAGGATGTGATCGGTTCCGGTGAAGACTGGCTCGGGTGCCTGGCCGGTGATCAGCTGCGCAATCTCGTTGCCCTGGAGGACACCTGACCATGACGATCTCAAACAACAACGGCATCACAGCCTTCGGCGATGAGGGGCTCGGCCAGCAACCCTGGTGGGTAGAGCAGTGGATGGAGCTGATTAACGGCTACCGCTTCAAGAAGCGACTGGAACGCGCTTGGGGTTACGCCCGCGAAGGCAACGTCACCTCGATCCGTTTTGAAGGCCGCCGAGTGCACGCCCGGGTGCAGGGCACCGGAGAAGACCCGTACAAGGTGAAGCTCTGGCTGGATGTGCTCAACGACGAGGACTGGGGCTATGTGCTGGAGGCCCTAACGCAAAAAGCCCGCTGGTCAGCTCAGCTGCTGGCGGGAATCATGCCGTCGGATATCGAACGGGCCTTCGCCGCCAGTGGCAAGCGCCTGTTCCCGTTCAAGCTGCAGGAGGTGCGCAGCGAGTGCAGCTGCCCGGACAAGGCCAACCCTTGTAAACACATCAGCGCCGTGTATTTCCTGATGGGGGATCGCTTCAGCGAGGACCCCTTCGTGCTGTTCCAGCTGCGGGGGCGCAACCGCACCAAGCTGCTGGAGGATCTGGCGGAACAGCGCCGCGAGGTGCTCACCAAGCTGGCGGAACAAGCCAGTGCTGATGACGACAGCAGCCCAACGGAAGAGACCGCACCTCTGCCGCCGCACCCGGCCGTGCTGGATCCAGCCCTGTGGTGGCGCTACGAACGCAGCCTGGATGGCGATCTTGTGGTGATCACAGCAGCTTTGGAGGGTGACACGGGCCTGGATGCGGCCGGGGAACTCCCCCTCGCCGAAGATCCATGCTTTCCCGAAGCGCGGGACACCTTCCTCGCCAACCTGCGAGCCCACGGTCAGGCCAGTGCCCAGAGCGCCATGGTCCAGGCGATGACAGCCGGCAGCTGAACCGCTGATGGGGGATGCACCCTGGCTGAGCGCCGAGAAGCGCGGCCTGACTGCCCTGCTGCTGAGCTCCCATCAACGGGCCTTCCAGCGGCCCCTGATCGCAGCGGCGCGATCAAGTCAATCGATGCGGCTGTGCTGTCAGGAGCTGTTCAGCTGCGGCTTTCCGGTGTTGGCCCATGGCATCGGCGCCGACCCTGTGTTGATCTATGCCAACGCCGCAGCACTGCAACTCTGGGGGCGACGCTGGGGCGACATGGTCGGCATGCCTTCACGACTCACCGCTCCAGATGAGGTCCGATCGGATCGTCGACAAGCGCTGAAACAGGCACAAACCCAGGACGCCATGCGCGGCTATGGGGGTGTCCATATCGATCACCAAGGCCGGCGTTTCATGATCCGCAACGCCCGGATCTGGACCTTATTGGATGAAGAGAACCGCACGATCGGCCAGGCCGCCTGCTTTCACGATTGGTGGTGGATCTGAAACGGTTCGGTTTGGACACCATTCCTGTCGTGGCAACCGAATCAAGGGGTACAGACCGAATCGAAATGGTCGGTTCACACCCTTCTGGTTCTCATCCAGACCGCGCAGATTGTCGATGCGGGCGATCAACCCAGTCCGCAGATGTTCACTCTTCGGAGCAACAACCATGCTGACCCTGCGCCAATCCCCCTTTGACCTGTTCGAGCGTCTCGAACAGCAAATCGCCACCGCTGAGCGGGTGCCCAATGCCGAAATCGTCGAAACCGAAAACGGTTATGTCGTACGACTGGAGTTACCCGGCGTTCAGCGGGACTCCATCGACATCAAAGCCACCGATCGCAACCTGGTGATCAGCGCTGAGCGCACCGCCAGCAGCGATGAGGCAACCGTTCTGTTGAGCGAGTTCCGCAGCGGCACCTGGAGCCGCAGCTTCCGCTTCCCCTACAGCCTCAACCGCGAGGAGCTCACCGCCAATTTCCGCGACGGCATCCTTGAGATCACGGCAGGAAAAGCGGTGAACCACACCAGCGTCTCCGTCCAACTGGAGGACTGAAGGGCTCTCAAACCGCGACACACGAATCACGACGAACGAAAAACCCCCGCCGTGGCGGGGGTTTTTCGTTGCCCTGGAGTCGGCCTCAGGCCGCACCAAGCCCCAGGAAAAAACGACTGATGAACAACAGGCTGAAGCCACTGAAAAACACCAGCCCGAACCAGCAGAAGGCCCGGGTCAGCGGGCGGTAGCGATGCTCCTCAGGCACCAGGCTGCTGTTGATGGTGTCCATCGCCATCCAGGCGAACAGGGGGGCGGTGAGAAAACTGCCAGTCATCGCGCCGAAGACGAAATCCTTCACACCGATGCCGCCGCCTTTGGCCACCACCAGCGCCACCACTGCCGCCAGCAGATGCACCACCACCCAGGGATCGAAGCGGCGCTGCAACGGCCCTGGTGCAGCATCACCACTGTCGCTCTGGCGAAACAGACCCTGGATCGCCGCAATGCTGCGGGGATAGGCATCCAGACAGGTGAGCGTGGTGCTGAACATGGCTGAAAACGCCGCTGGGATGATCACCCAGGCCGCCCAGCCCCCCATCGCAGCGGTGTAAAGCTTGATCAGCTTCTGGGCGAAGGACACTCCGCTTCCCGCAAGCATCCCATCGCCGCTGCCATACATCGTGTAGGAGCCAAGGATCACAAAGAACAGCGCAGTCAGCACCGTGATGCCGTAGCCGAGGTTGAAGTCGAATTCAGCCTCCTGTGGCGTCGCCGTGTGTTCGGTGTCCCGGGCTCGAGAGAACATCCAAAGCGACGGCCAGACGCACATCTCCACCGGCCCCGGCATCCAGCCCATTAAAGGGATCAGGAAAGCCAGGTTGGCCAGGGTCCAGGGGGTGGGATCGGTGGACACCCAACTGGCGGCCACATCCCCGACCGGACCGCGGATCAGCAGGGAGGACGCCGCCACCCCCGTGAGCAGGGTGAGCAACACCACCAAGAGCTTGGACAGACGATCCAGTGCCCGGTAATGACCGAGCAGCAGCACCAGACCGCAGACCACTAGCACCGCGATCGACAGGCCATAGGGGTCCTGCCCCGTCAGGCCTGGGACATTGGTGAGCAGCAGCCCCGCCACAAAGCTGACCGCCGCAATCGTCGCCGTGCCCGTCACCAGACTCACCAGCAGATATAGGGGCAGATAGGCGGTATTTCGCCGCTGAAAGCCCTCCAACAGCGACAGGCCTGTGGCGGCCGTAAAGCGGGTTCCAACCCGCAGAAAGGGGTACTTCACCAGGTTGGTGAGCAGGATCAACCCCACCAGGGCAAAGCCGAAGCGTGCCCCGGCCGTGGTGGACGACATCAGGTGGGATCCCCCGATGCAGGCACCGGCCAGAAGGATTCCCGGACCGATGCTCCGACGCAGGGAGCTGGGGGCCATCAGTGGCTTGCAACTGGCGTCATCCTCCAGCGTCACCGGTCTGAACAACCTTCTTAGAGTCAACTCCACTTCATCAACGCCCCATGGTCGTCGCTGCCGCTGCACCAAAGCTGTCGCTGCAGTGCGAGGCCATCGCCGGTGATACGTGCACGATCCGTTCGCTCGACTGGGATCGCAGCCGCTTTGACATCGAGTTCGGCCTGCGTAACGGCACCACTTACAACGCCTTCCTGGTGCGCGGTGAGCGCACTGCCCTGATCGACACCAGCCACGCCAAATTCCGCGACACCTGGATTCCTCTGCTGAAGGAGCAGATCGAGCCCACAGCCATCGATGTGCTGATCGTGAGCCACACCGAACCGGATCACTCCGGATTGATCGGCGACCTAATCGACCTCAACCCCGACATTGAGATCGTCGGCTCGAAGGTGGCGCTGCAATTCCTGCAGGACCAGGTGCACCGGCCCTTCAAGTCCCGCGCTGTGAAGTCCGGCGAGGAGCTGGATCTTGGAACCAACCCGGAGAGCGGCATCCAGCATCGCTTCGAATTCCTCAGTGCTCCGAACCTGCACTGGCCAGACACGATCTTTTCCTTCGATCACGGCACCGGCATCCTCTACACCTGCGATGCCTTCGGCCTCCACTACTGCTCCGACGACGTCTTCGACAGTGACCCGGGCGCCATCGCCCCGGACTTCCGCTTCTATTACGACTGCTTGATGGGGCCCAACGCCCGCAGTGTGTTGCAAGCCCTCAAACGCATGGGCGGACTGCCGGAGATCAACACGATCGCTGTCGGCCATGGCCCCCTACTGCGCCACCACCTCAGCCACTGGGTGAACGACTATCGCGAGTGGAGTGGTCAACGCAGCAAGGGTGAGAGTTATGCAGCCGTCTGCTATCTGAGCCAATACGGCTTCTCAGATCGGATCAGCCAAGCCATCGCCCATGGGATCGGCAAGGCCGAAGCCCAGGTGCAGCTGGTGGACCTGCGCGCCACGGACCCTCAGGAACTGACGGCGCTGATTGGAGATGCCAAAGCGGTGGTGGTGCCCACCTGGCCAGCGGAACCGGACGGAGAGCTGCAGGCCTCCATCGGCACCTTGCTGGCTGCCCTTCACCCCAAACAACTGGTGGGCGTTTTTGATGCGTTTGGCGGCAACGATGAGCCGATTGACGCCGTGGCCGATCAGCTGCGCAGCCAGGGCCAGAAGCAGGCCTTCGCTCCGCTGCGCATTCGTCAACTTCCGCAGGGGAGCGATTACCAGCGCTGCGAAGAATCCGGCACCGACCTCGGCCAGCTGCTGACCAAGGAGAAAGCCATCGCGGCCATGAAGAGCCTGGATGGGGATCTGGACAAAGCCCTGGGGCGGATCAGCGGCGGGTTGTACGTGGTGACAGCGAGCCAGGGCGAGGGGGAATCCCAGCGCCGCAGCGCCATGGTGGCCAGTTGGGTGAGCCAGGCCAGCTTTTCCCCGCCGGGCCTCACGGTGGCGGTCGCCAAGGACAGGGCCATCGAGGCCTTGATGCAGGTGGAGGACCGCTTTGTGCTCAATGTGCTGCGGGAGGACAACCACCAACCGCTGCTGCGCCATTTCCTCAAGCGCTTTCCCCCTGGTGCTGATCGCTTTGCCGGCGTGAACGTGCTGGAAGGGGTTGCGGATGGCGGCCCTGTGTTGACCGATGCCCTGGCTTACCTCAGTTGCCGGGTGGAGCAACGGATGGAAGGACCCGACCACTGGATCATCTACGCCGTGGTGGAGCAGGGCAATGTGGCCGATGCCGAAGCCAGTACCGCCGTGCACCACCGCAAAGTGGGCAACCACTACTGATGAGCGTGACCAGCACCCGCACCGAGCGACGCACGCTTCAAATTCCGATCGACACTGGTGTGGTGGCTCTGCGCGGTCTGAGCCCCCAACGCCATCGCTTCGAGCTGGAATATGCCCTGGAACGCGGCAGCACCGCCAACAGTGTGCTGTTTGCCGCCGGGGACGACCAACCCGCAGTTCTGGTGCATCCCCCCGGAGCGGCCTACAGCGCTGTCTTCCTTCCGGCGCTGGCGAAGCTGCTGCCAGACGCATCCCATCCCTTGCTGGTGGTAGTGGGTCACGTCAACCCCAACCGCGTGGCGCTGCTGCGCAGCCTCGCTGAGACCTACTCAGGGCTGGAGCTGATCACCTCCAACGCTGGCGCCAAATTGCTTGAGGAACTCTGGACGCAGCGGAAGCCATCCCCTCCTGGAGAAGAGCAAGAGCAACCGCCGTTGCCGGATCTGCCATCGCTGCGGGTGATTCGCCACGAGCAAACCCTGGCCATGGCCCATGGGCGCAGCCTGCAGCTGATCGCCACACCGACACCCCGCTGGCCAGGGGGCCTGCTCGCATTTGAGCAAAGCCTGGGGCTGCTGATGAGCGACAAGTTTTTCAGCGCCCATCTGTGCACAGAGGAATGGGCCGAAACCAACCGCACCAGCACGGAGGAAGAACGACGCCACTTCTACGACTGCTTGATGGCACCGATGGCCCGTCAGGTGGAAGGGGTGGTGGAACGTCTGGAGGAGCTGGACATTCGCACCATTGCCCCGGGCCACGGACCTGCGATCGAAGACAGCTGGCGCAGCCTGCTGAGTGATTACCGCCGCTGGGGAGAAGGCCAGCAGAACGCCAGCCTGAATGTGGCTCTGCTGTTTGCCAGCGCTTACGGCAACACCGCCGCTATTGCCGATGCCCTGGCCCAGGGTGTGAGCCGCACCGGCATCCGGGTGAACAGTCTCAACTGTGAGTTCACTTCAGCGGATGAACTGATCGGGACTATTCAGCAGGCTGACGCGGTTCTGATCGGATCACCCACCCTGGGCGGCCATGCACCCACTCCGATCGTCTCGGCCCTGGGCACCCTTCTGGCGGAAGGCGATCGCAATAAACCCGTTGGCGTGTTCGGCAGCTTCGGCTGGAGCGGTGAAGCTGTGGACCTGCTGGAAACCAAGCTCCGCGATGGCGGCTTCAGCTTCGGATTCGAGCCGATCCGGGTGAAATTCAGCCCCGACGCCATGAAAGTGAAGGAGCTCGAGGAAATCGGCACCCGCTTTGGTCGACAGCTTCTGCAGGCTCAGAAAAAAGCGCAGCGGCGCAGTGCTGGCGGCCTCAGTGAAAGCCGAAGCGATCCGGCGGTCCTGGCCCTCGGTCGGGTCATCGGCTCCCTTTGTGTGCTCACCACCCGCAAGGGAGAGCTCAGTGGCGCCATGGTGGCGAGCTGGGTCAGCCAGGCCAGCTTCACTCCTCCGGGGATCACCGTGGCCGTGGCCAAGGACAGGGCCGTGGAAGCACTCCTTCACAAGGGCGACCGCTTTGCGTTGAACGTGCTGGCTGAAGGCCGTGAAACGGCTCCGATGAAGCAATTCCTGCAGCCTTTTGCACCGGGTGCGGACCGCTTTGCCGGACTTGAGCTCCAGGAGAGCCCTGGTGATCAACCGCTGTTGCCGGAGTCACTGGCGTGGTTAGAGGGCAGCGTGAAGCAGCGCATGGAATGCGGCGACCACTGGCTGGTGTACGCGGAAGTGCTCCATGGAGGCCTGTTCGATCCAGCCGGATCAACCGCCGTGCACCAACGCCGCAGCGGGGCCAACTATTAATCAGCCCTAACTCATAGTCGGTATGAGTTAGGGCTAGTCTCAGGGTCAGCTTTCATTCGTCATGGATCTGTCCAAACCCTCCACCCAGGCCAATCTCGAATCCGCCTTTGGCGGGGAGAGCATGGCCAACCGCAAATATCTGCTCTTCGCCGATGTCGCCAAAAAACTCGGCCACAACGACCTCGCCAAGTTGTTCCGGGATACGGCGGCCCAGGAAACCGAGCACGCCTTCGCCCATTTCCGTCTGCTCCACCCCGAACTGGTGATCGATGACGCCAGCAGCCTCAGCGATACGCAGAAACAGGGGATGCTTCGTCGCTGCCTCGAGCTGGCGATTGAAGGGGAGACCTACGAGTACACAACGATGTATCCAGAATTCGCTGCTCAGGCTCGTCAAGACCGAGACAGTGGAGCCGAAGCAGAGTTCGCTGAGCAAAGCAGCGAATCAAAGGAGCACGCCGGCCTCTTCCGAACAGCAGCCAAAAACTTCGGCCTGCTCACCCCGATCGAACAACATCACGCTGAAACCTATGGCGTCGCCCTGCAGGCTCTGCAAGGCAAAGGCGTCACGGGCCAGGCCGACGAACCTGTCCCGGGCAAATGGATTTGCAAGGTCTGCTCGATGATCTACGACCCAGCCGAAGGCGACCCCGATTCGGGCATCGTGGCTGGCACGCCCTTCGAGGCCATTCCCGACGACTGGCAGTGCCCGATCTGCGGAGCCCGCAAGGCGAGCTTTGTGCCCTACCGCGAGGCGGCATTGAAGTCGGCCTGACGTTCACCCCAAGCGTGCAGCCCATCCAGCACAGGCAATAGCTCTATCCCGAGGTCCGTCAGCGCGTAATCCACGCGCGGGGGAACCTCGGGGTGAATCGTGCGATGCACCACGCCATCAGCCTCCAGATCACGCAATTGGGCGGTCAATACCTTCTGACTGACGCCCTCAAGCGCCCGCTGCAAATCAGAGAAACGCTGAATGCCATCCACCAATTCTCGAAGGATGAGTACGCTCCAGCGTCCCTGAATCACCTTCAGAGCCAGCTCGGCCTTGCACTCGCCCTGGTGCTCTCCTTGCTGAAAACCTCTCTGATGGTCCAAAGGTCACCGTCCGGTCACCAACCCACTTTTGCGTGCGTTCTTGTGCAGCCGTGCCGATGACTGCAGGATCGTTCGAGCACCCCGAATCGCCTTCCTCTCGATGCCACCGGATCTGATTGTTGTTGCCGCCAGCAACGGCGAAAACCTCAAGCTGGCCGAACGCTGCGTCCATGCCGCCAGCCAACGTCAAGCCCAGGCCGAGCTGATCGATCTCACCGTTCTGAGCCTTCCGCTTTACACCCAACGGGTCCAAGCGGCTGGGGCAGGAGCAGATCTCATCAGCCTGCGGGATCGTCTTCACGCTGCCCCCCGCTGGATGATCTGCGCACCGGAATACAACGGGTCAATCCCACCGGTACTCAGCAACTCCATTGCCTGGCTCTCCGTGCTGGATGACGATTTCCGCAGCCTGTTCAACGGCCGCCCCATCGCGATTGGAACCCACTCCGGAGGCGGTGGCATGGAAGTGCTGATTTCGATGCGGATCCAACTCACCCATCTGGGGGCAGACGTGATCGGCCGGCAGCTCCTCAGCAACTTCAGCAAACCCGCCAAAGACGAAAGCATCGACGATGTCGTGAAGCGTCTGCTGCAACGCCAACCGCTCGCGCTGTGATGACCCAACCCAACCTGCTGATCCGCCCCGCAGTTGAACGCTTCCACAGCCAGAGGGACTGGTTGGATTCCTGGCACACCTTTTCCTTCGCCGGCCATCACGATTCCAACTGGATGGGGTTCGGCCCGCTGCTGGTGATCAACGACGACACCATTGCCGCCGGTGAAGGCTTTGGGATGCACCCACACCGCGATATGGAAATCATCACGGTGATGGTGGAAGGTCAGATCAACCACCAGGACTCCATGGGCAACGCGGAAGTGCTGCGGGCAGGGGAGCTGCAACGCATGAGCGCTGGCACGGGGATCGTGCACAGTGAGATGAACAAAGGCGAGTCGCCCTGTCGCCTTCTGCAGATCTGGATTGAACCTGTCCACAAGGGACTCGAACCGTCTTACGAGCAACGCCACATCGAAGTCGGCAAGGCCTGGACACCGCTTCTGAATCCAGACCCGAGCCAGGGGGCCATGGCCATCGACCGGCCAGTGCGGCTCTGGCGGGCGCAACCCAAGCAGGGGCAGGACCTCACCTTGCCTGAGGAAAGTGGTGACACCCTTTGGCTGCAGCTGATCAACGGCTCCGTCCAGCTGGAAGGCATCGATGGCGATGCCCCTGATGCGCTCCATTCAGGTGATGGCCTGGGATTGCGAAACCAGCGGAACTGGACCCTGACCAGCCAGAGCGACGACGCCGATCTTCTGTTGTTCAGCCTGGCCTGAACCGCCAAATGTGGATTCATGCCCAAATAACAACGCAGTAGCGCTCGATACACTTGCGCGTCGCACCGATCACATGTGTTGCCTTGCAAAGGATCTCGGCGACGGCAAATTTCAGAATCCCGCCCAGTCTCCAGACCTTGAGGTGTTGATCCCAAAGAGATTCGGGCAATGCGAGCCACACCAGATCTGGTGCCTTCAAATGACAAGGTCACAACAACAGATTCCCTAGAGCGATGGGATTCCCGATGAGCCATGAGGCCGTGGTGCGATACCGCGGCTACCTTCTGCTGCCTCAGACCAATCAAAGCTGGCTGGTACGCCCGGAACGCAGTCCAATGCAGTTGTTGCCATTTCGAACGCCGACCTGCTCGCTGGCCGACGTCAAAGCGCTATTGGACTGGAGACTGTCGCAGGAACGATCAGAGATTGGGGTGGCCTGAATCAGGCCGCCGCAGGTGGCGGCGTGGGATCGCCCAGGGGTTGAAATGGAATCACCAGGGTGGCCCAATGGTCGGGTCGCTCTGGGCGAGGGCGACGCGACTGGCGCACGCCAAAGGGCACACGCAGCACATTGGTTCCTTCAATCGGCAAGGTATGGCCCCGGTTCAGCGCCGACTGAAGGCCTTCAGGCAGCTGAGGCAGATCAGGACCTAGTGCCGATCCAGCGGATTTGTTGATGTCACTCCGATCCATGGTGTCCCCCGACAAACGAATCAGTTGCCGAAAAGTTTGACTGAGGTTGAACAAACGACTGATCAATCAAAATCATCTTTTCGGTTTTCAGTGAAAATTTACACGTCGGGAGTCAAAAGCACCAGCCCGAACTGGCAAGTCGCCCCTTAAGCAGCAACCGCCACGGCAATCTCTTCAACACTTGGGCAGGTGCAAATCAAGTTGCGATCGCCATAGGCATTGTCAATACGAGCCACCGCGGGCCACACCTTGTTCTGCTGCTGATCAGGCAACGGGAATGCAGCCTGTTGTCGGCTGTAAGGACGATCCCAGTCCTCGGCGATGACAGCAGCCATCGTGTGAGGAGCCTGTTTCAAGGGGTTATTGCTGGCATCCATAGCCCCTGATTCGATATCCCGAATTTCATTGCGGATGGCAATCATGGCGTCAGCGAAACGATCCAATTCCGCCAGGCTTTCGCTTTCGGTGGGCTCCACCATCACGGTGCCGGCCACAGGCCAACTCACCGTCGGCGCGTGGAAGCCGTAATCCATTAATCGTTTGGCGATGTCATCCACATCGATCCCGGCATCCCGTTTCAACGGACGCAAATCAAGGATGCATTCATGGGCAACACGTCCGGTGGCACCGCGGAACAGCACGGGGTAGTGCGGGTCCAGGCGAAGGGCCAGATAGTTGGCAGACAGCAACGCCACCGCTGTGGCCTGGCGCAGGGCCTCCGCCCCCATCATCCGCAGGTACATCCAGCTGATCGGCAGGATGCTCGCGCTGCCCAAAGCTGCTGCAGACACTGGCCCAATGGCTTGATCTGGCGAAGCCTGCATGGGATGACCGGGGAGAAAGGGAGCGAGATGGTCCGCCACACCGATCGGACCAACACCGGGTCCGCCACCGCCGTGGGGAATGCAGAAGGTCTTGTGAAGGTTCAGATGGCAGACATCGGCACCGAAGGCGCCCGGACGGCACAAACCGACTTGGGCATTGAGGTTGGCGCCATCGAGATACACCTGACCACCGTGGCGATGCACCAGCTCACAAATCCCGCGAATGCCGGTTTCGAAGACGCCATGGGTGGAGGGGTAGGTGACCATCAGGGCCGCCAGGCGGTCGGCGTGCTCCGCTGCACGGGCAGCCAGATCCTGCTGATCGATGTTGCCGTCAGCGTCGCAAGCCACAGCCACCACCTTGAGACCCGCCATCACGGCACTGGCGGGATTCGTGCCGTGGGCACTGGTGGGGATCAGGCAGACATCACGATGGTCGTCGCCCCTGGAGCGATGCCAGGCACGAATCACCAGCAGCCCGGCGTACTCCCCCTGGGACCCAGCATTGGGCTGCAGGGACACCGCCGCAAACCCCGTGAGAGCTGCGAGCCAAGCCTCCAGCTGCTCAGCCAACCGCTGGTAGCCGGCGGCCTGAGCCATCGGAGCGAAGGGGTGCAGGCCAGCGAAGGCGGGCCAGCTCACGGGCAGCAGCTCAGCGGCTGCATTGAGCTTCATGGTGCAACTCCCGAGGGGGATCATCCCGTGCACCAAGGAAAGATCTCGACTCACCAGGCGCTGGATATAGCGCATCAGTTCGGTCTCACTGAGATGGTCGTGAAACACCGATTGGCTAAGCCAGGGGTCAACCCGCTCGGGCACACCGCACAGCTCCTCAACGGGCGCCAGCGGTAAGGAGGGAGAAGTCTGGCCAGCGGCCGTGGCCAAGGCCGCGACCAACCTGGAGAGTTCATCGGCCGTGGTGCATTCATCCAAGGCGATGCCAAAACCCGTTGACTCGGCGGGATTCGCGCCATCCGGGAGCACCCGCAGGTTGAAGCCTGCTTCCCCAACCGCTTGATGCACGGCTGGCGCCAGAGCTGAGGTCACGGTGACCGTGTCGAAGCGCTCTCCGTCCGGCACAACAAAACCAAGGCTTTGCAAAGCACGCTCAAGCTGCCGGCGCTGACCGACGATTCGACGGGCGATCGACATCAGACCTTCGGGGCCGT
Coding sequences within it:
- a CDS encoding diflavin flavoprotein — its product is MSVTSTRTERRTLQIPIDTGVVALRGLSPQRHRFELEYALERGSTANSVLFAAGDDQPAVLVHPPGAAYSAVFLPALAKLLPDASHPLLVVVGHVNPNRVALLRSLAETYSGLELITSNAGAKLLEELWTQRKPSPPGEEQEQPPLPDLPSLRVIRHEQTLAMAHGRSLQLIATPTPRWPGGLLAFEQSLGLLMSDKFFSAHLCTEEWAETNRTSTEEERRHFYDCLMAPMARQVEGVVERLEELDIRTIAPGHGPAIEDSWRSLLSDYRRWGEGQQNASLNVALLFASAYGNTAAIADALAQGVSRTGIRVNSLNCEFTSADELIGTIQQADAVLIGSPTLGGHAPTPIVSALGTLLAEGDRNKPVGVFGSFGWSGEAVDLLETKLRDGGFSFGFEPIRVKFSPDAMKVKELEEIGTRFGRQLLQAQKKAQRRSAGGLSESRSDPAVLALGRVIGSLCVLTTRKGELSGAMVASWVSQASFTPPGITVAVAKDRAVEALLHKGDRFALNVLAEGRETAPMKQFLQPFAPGADRFAGLELQESPGDQPLLPESLAWLEGSVKQRMECGDHWLVYAEVLHGGLFDPAGSTAVHQRRSGANY
- a CDS encoding diflavin flavoprotein produces the protein MVVAAAAPKLSLQCEAIAGDTCTIRSLDWDRSRFDIEFGLRNGTTYNAFLVRGERTALIDTSHAKFRDTWIPLLKEQIEPTAIDVLIVSHTEPDHSGLIGDLIDLNPDIEIVGSKVALQFLQDQVHRPFKSRAVKSGEELDLGTNPESGIQHRFEFLSAPNLHWPDTIFSFDHGTGILYTCDAFGLHYCSDDVFDSDPGAIAPDFRFYYDCLMGPNARSVLQALKRMGGLPEINTIAVGHGPLLRHHLSHWVNDYREWSGQRSKGESYAAVCYLSQYGFSDRISQAIAHGIGKAEAQVQLVDLRATDPQELTALIGDAKAVVVPTWPAEPDGELQASIGTLLAALHPKQLVGVFDAFGGNDEPIDAVADQLRSQGQKQAFAPLRIRQLPQGSDYQRCEESGTDLGQLLTKEKAIAAMKSLDGDLDKALGRISGGLYVVTASQGEGESQRRSAMVASWVSQASFSPPGLTVAVAKDRAIEALMQVEDRFVLNVLREDNHQPLLRHFLKRFPPGADRFAGVNVLEGVADGGPVLTDALAYLSCRVEQRMEGPDHWIIYAVVEQGNVADAEASTAVHHRKVGNHY
- a CDS encoding MEKHLA domain-containing protein encodes the protein MGDAPWLSAEKRGLTALLLSSHQRAFQRPLIAAARSSQSMRLCCQELFSCGFPVLAHGIGADPVLIYANAAALQLWGRRWGDMVGMPSRLTAPDEVRSDRRQALKQAQTQDAMRGYGGVHIDHQGRRFMIRNARIWTLLDEENRTIGQAACFHDWWWI
- a CDS encoding NRAMP family divalent metal transporter, producing the protein MAPSSLRRSIGPGILLAGACIGGSHLMSSTTAGARFGFALVGLILLTNLVKYPFLRVGTRFTAATGLSLLEGFQRRNTAYLPLYLLVSLVTGTATIAAVSFVAGLLLTNVPGLTGQDPYGLSIAVLVVCGLVLLLGHYRALDRLSKLLVVLLTLLTGVAASSLLIRGPVGDVAASWVSTDPTPWTLANLAFLIPLMGWMPGPVEMCVWPSLWMFSRARDTEHTATPQEAEFDFNLGYGITVLTALFFVILGSYTMYGSGDGMLAGSGVSFAQKLIKLYTAAMGGWAAWVIIPAAFSAMFSTTLTCLDAYPRSIAAIQGLFRQSDSGDAAPGPLQRRFDPWVVVHLLAAVVALVVAKGGGIGVKDFVFGAMTGSFLTAPLFAWMAMDTINSSLVPEEHRYRPLTRAFCWFGLVFFSGFSLLFISRFFLGLGAA
- a CDS encoding Hsp20/alpha crystallin family protein; translation: MLTLRQSPFDLFERLEQQIATAERVPNAEIVETENGYVVRLELPGVQRDSIDIKATDRNLVISAERTASSDEATVLLSEFRSGTWSRSFRFPYSLNREELTANFRDGILEITAGKAVNHTSVSVQLED
- a CDS encoding SWIM zinc finger family protein, giving the protein MTISNNNGITAFGDEGLGQQPWWVEQWMELINGYRFKKRLERAWGYAREGNVTSIRFEGRRVHARVQGTGEDPYKVKLWLDVLNDEDWGYVLEALTQKARWSAQLLAGIMPSDIERAFAASGKRLFPFKLQEVRSECSCPDKANPCKHISAVYFLMGDRFSEDPFVLFQLRGRNRTKLLEDLAEQRREVLTKLAEQASADDDSSPTEETAPLPPHPAVLDPALWWRYERSLDGDLVVITAALEGDTGLDAAGELPLAEDPCFPEARDTFLANLRAHGQASAQSAMVQAMTAGS